CCTTCTTGCGACCGGTGGTACGGCGTTGGCGACGATCCAATTGCTTCGGCAATTCGGCGCGGAGATTGTGGGCGCAAGTTTCGTCATCGAGTTGAAGGCATTGGGTGGGCGCAAAAGACTCGAGAATGTCGACATTCGAACTCTCTTAGCCGTCTGATCGCCCCCGTAGTTCAACGGATAGAACGGGGGATTCCTAATCCCTAAATCGAGGTT
This sequence is a window from Bdellovibrionota bacterium. Protein-coding genes within it:
- a CDS encoding adenine phosphoribosyltransferase, with product LLATGGTALATIQLLRQFGAEIVGASFVIELKALGGRKRLENVDIRTLLAV